CCGGAACAAGTTTGTGGAACCGTCCACCGTCGGGACGGTGGAATCGGCGCAGCTGGGAATCCTCGCGGTGACCGTGCTGCTGCCGGGCGCGTCCATGTTCCTGAAGATGTCCACCGCCTCCGTCTTTGCCGCCGCCGGAACCGCCCTCTTCCTGCTTATCCTGCGCCGGATCCCGCTGCGCAACACCCTGATCGTTCCGCTCGTGGGCATCATGCTCGGCGGCGTGATTTCCGCCGTCACCACCTTCTTTGCCTACCGCACGGACCTGCTGCAAACCCTGAACAGCTGGATGATCGGGGATTTCTCCGGCGTCCTGCGCGGCCGGTATGAGCTGCTCTGGATCGTGGGGGCCCTGACGGTGATCGGCTACCTCGCGGCGGACCGGTTTACCGTCGCGGGCATGGGGCAGGACTTCACCACCAACCTCGGGTTGAACTACAACCGGGTGATGGCCCTTGGGCTCGTCATCGTCTCCCTGATCAGCGCCGTCGTCGTGGTCAGCGTTGGTTCCATCCCCTTCCTCGGGCTGATTGTGCCCAACCTGGTGTCCCTGCTGATCGGCGACAACGTCCGCCGGGCGGTGCCCTGGGTCGCCGTCTTCGGGGCGGGCTTCGTCCTGCTGTGCGACATCATCGGGCGCACCATCCGCTACCCGTATGAAATCCCGGTGGGTGTTGTGGTCTCGGCCGTCGGCAGCGTCATCTTCCTGTACCTCCTCCTGCGTAAGCGCGGTTCCCATGCCTGACACCTCCACCAGCGCGCTGCCCGCCGCACTCACCCGGCACCGCGGCCGGCCGGTCCGGACCGTCCCCGCAAAGTTCTGGATCATCGCCCTCGGGATCACCGCGGCCGCTTTGGTTGCGGTTTTTATGACCATTGAGCTGCGCGGCAACCTCGGCTATGCGCTGCCCCGGCGGGCCGTCAAGGTCGGGTCCATGATCCTGGTGGCCTACGCCGTGGGTGTCTCGACGGTCCTGTTCCAGACAGTCACCGCCAACCGGATCCTGACGCCGTCGATCATGGGTTTTGATGCCCTGTATGTGCTGATCCAGACCGTCCTCGTGTTTGCCCTGGGCGGTGGGACGCTGCTGTCCCTCGGCGCTCCGGTGCGGTTCTGCGTGGAAGTGCTCCTGATGGTGGGTTTCTCCTTCCTGCTGTACCGCTGGCTGTTTACCGGCGGCGGGAAGTCCCTGCACCTGATGCTGCTGGTGGGGATTGTCTTCGGCACCATGTTCCGCGGCTTCTCCTCGCTGCTGCAGCGGCTGATCGACCCGAGCGAGTTCATCATCCTGCAGGACCTGTTCTTCGCCAGCTTCAACAATGTCGATGCGGCCCTGCTGGGCTATTCAGCGGCCGCCGTCGCGGTAGTCAGCGCCGTTGCCTGGCGGATGCGCCATTCCTTCGACGTCCTGGCCCTGGGCCGCGAAACCGCTGTGAACCTGGGCGTGGACCACAAACGGGCAGTCACCGCCACGCTGATCATCTGCTCCGTGCTCGTCGCAGTGTCCACCGCGCTCGTGGGTCCCGTGACCTTCTTCGGCCTGCTGGTGGCCTCGCTGGCCTACCAGCTCTGCACCAAGTTCCGGCACGCCGCGGTGCTGCCGATCGCCGTCCTGCTGGGAATCATCGCCCTGGTGGGCGGGCAGCTGGTGCTGGAACGGATTTTCGACTTCGACACTGCCCTGAGCATTGTCATCGAGTTCGTCGGCGGCATCGTGTTCCTCATCCTGCTGCTGAGGGGTTCGGTCCGATGACTGAGTCCCGCCTGCGCCATCCGAAAGGCCCTGCCTCATGATTTCCGTCAACGGCGCCACCAAACGCTACTCCTCCACCGTCGTCGTGGACGGGGTGAGCTGCGAGCTCAAGGAAGGCGGCATCACCTCGATCATCGGACCCAACGGCGCGGGCAAGTCGACACTGCTCTCCATGATCAGCCGCCTGCTGCCTCTGGATTCCGGCACGGTCACCGTGGACGGGCTCGACGTCGTTTCCACCCCGGGCCGGGACCTGGCGCGGAAGATGGCGATCCTGCGCCAGGACAACCAGCTCACCGTCCGGCTGACAGTCCGCGACCTCGTGGGCTTCGGCCGCTACCCGCACAACGGCGGCCGCCCCGGCCCGGAGGACAAAGTCCGCATTGACCAGGCCATGGCCTACCTGGACCTGTCCGAGCTGGCGGACAGGTTCGTGGACGAACTCTCCGGCGGACAGCGCCAGCGGGCGTTCATTGCGATGGTGCTGGCGCAGGACACGGATTACCTGCTGCTCGACGAGCCGCTGAACAACCTGGATATGAAGCACTCGGTGGAAATGATGCGGCTACTGCGCCGGCTCACCGACGATTTCGGGAAGACCGTGGTCCTGGTCATCCACGACATCAACTTCGCCTCCTGCTATTCGGATGACATCATCGCGATGCGCGAGGGCCGCCTGATCCATCAGGGGCCGCCGGCCCGGATCATGCAGCCCGCGGTCCTGCGGGACATTTACGACATTGATATCCGCATTGAGGAAATCGACGGCAACCGGATCGGCGTCTACTTCGCCTGACGGTCCTGCCGGGGCCACCCGGGGGGGGGCTGTTTGGCCATCCCCGCCCGGCCACAGGCACAATCTGTACTGCCCGAGCGGGCAGTATGTGCCTGGTGCATTGTGCCGTGCTGTCCGGCACTCCTAGGTTGGAATCCGTCGCACTTTTGCGGCCCTTCGGGGAAGGACCGGCCATGGAGCCCAAACTGCGTGTCGGCATCCATTTTGACCTTGATCGCCGCACGGCACGGCTGGAAGTCCGCGGCATGGTCACCGAGCAGAACTGCAGGGTGCTTTACGTGCTGGTGCGGAGGGCGAACAGCGCCCTTCCCGGCCTGACTGTGCTCCTGGACCTGCGCCGGGCGGCGGTGACGAAGGGTGCAATGGCCGGCCTGGTCCGCAGTTCGGAAACCGGGTTCCTGCCCGTGCCCGTCGTGCAGGTCAAGGGCGGGACACTGGCTCCCCGCCAGCTGAGCATCCTCGCTCCGGCCTGATCCGGGCACCCGGCCACCGCCCTGAGCTGTAATGGGGGCCCTTACGCGGAGGACCGGATCCCAGCCAACCGCTCCAAGGCCTCGGCCAGGACCTCCGGGGAACAGGCGAAGTTCAACCGGGCGAAGCCTGCACCCGCGCGCCCGAACCGCAGACCCGGTTCCAGTGCGACCCGCGCCTGGTCCATGGCAAGGGCGGCGGGATCCGCGTTCCAGCCCAACGCACGGAAATCGAGCCAGGCCAGGTAGCCTGCCGACGGCGGCCGGTACACCACGCCAGGCAATAGGTCGGCCAGCAGATCCCCCAGCAGCTGCCGGTTATCCGCCAGGGACGCCATGACTCCTGCCAGCCAGGGTCCGCCGTCGTTGTACGCGGCGGCCGAAGCG
This window of the Arthrobacter sp. zg-Y919 genome carries:
- a CDS encoding iron chelate uptake ABC transporter family permease subunit, encoding MTVPSTPVPAPAPASAAAPPERRRLVRSTAALVLGVCAVVVLAAVSLFVGVGDLSLASLLAGDPTTAMLFWVSQLPRTLSIVLAGMALSVAGLIMQLMARNKFVEPSTVGTVESAQLGILAVTVLLPGASMFLKMSTASVFAAAGTALFLLILRRIPLRNTLIVPLVGIMLGGVISAVTTFFAYRTDLLQTLNSWMIGDFSGVLRGRYELLWIVGALTVIGYLAADRFTVAGMGQDFTTNLGLNYNRVMALGLVIVSLISAVVVVSVGSIPFLGLIVPNLVSLLIGDNVRRAVPWVAVFGAGFVLLCDIIGRTIRYPYEIPVGVVVSAVGSVIFLYLLLRKRGSHA
- a CDS encoding iron chelate uptake ABC transporter family permease subunit, producing the protein MPDTSTSALPAALTRHRGRPVRTVPAKFWIIALGITAAALVAVFMTIELRGNLGYALPRRAVKVGSMILVAYAVGVSTVLFQTVTANRILTPSIMGFDALYVLIQTVLVFALGGGTLLSLGAPVRFCVEVLLMVGFSFLLYRWLFTGGGKSLHLMLLVGIVFGTMFRGFSSLLQRLIDPSEFIILQDLFFASFNNVDAALLGYSAAAVAVVSAVAWRMRHSFDVLALGRETAVNLGVDHKRAVTATLIICSVLVAVSTALVGPVTFFGLLVASLAYQLCTKFRHAAVLPIAVLLGIIALVGGQLVLERIFDFDTALSIVIEFVGGIVFLILLLRGSVR
- a CDS encoding ABC transporter ATP-binding protein, translated to MISVNGATKRYSSTVVVDGVSCELKEGGITSIIGPNGAGKSTLLSMISRLLPLDSGTVTVDGLDVVSTPGRDLARKMAILRQDNQLTVRLTVRDLVGFGRYPHNGGRPGPEDKVRIDQAMAYLDLSELADRFVDELSGGQRQRAFIAMVLAQDTDYLLLDEPLNNLDMKHSVEMMRLLRRLTDDFGKTVVLVIHDINFASCYSDDIIAMREGRLIHQGPPARIMQPAVLRDIYDIDIRIEEIDGNRIGVYFA